The DNA region CTTCTGTAATCAAATCAGGATTAATCCCATCTCCAAACATTATTAATGCCTTAATCTTACTCTCTTTTATTTTTTCTATAATATTATCAATACTTGAGAAGCTTTTTTTATTCTTTGAAAAAATATCATAGAAATTAGCTGTACCTATACCATTAAATGTAGGATATATACCTTTTCCTTCTCCATTCAAGTTATTAGTAATTGAAGCTAAATTTATAATCGAATCAACAAAATCTTTTGATTCTGAATCTTTAACAGTATCTTGCCCAAAGGTGAATGAAGTTTTAGAAGATCCAGAAATAATCCTTGCAGCTTCTATTATTTGTTCTTCAGGAACCTTGGTGATGGACGAAACTTTTCTAGCATCAAATTTCCATAAGAATTTTTTATATTCATCTATATTATTAGGATTTACATCTTTAGATTCTAAATTTTGATCAAAAATAAGTTTACTAATAGTGTTTATGATCAAACTTTCTGTACCAGGAACAGGTCTTATCCATAGATGTGCATATCTAGTCAAGTCAATTTCTCTTGGATCAATAACTATTAATTTAGAATTATCTCTAGATGCTTTTTTTATAGGTAATGAAATTATATTATTATCTTCAGTTATATTAGATGATACTACTACATTACAGCTTGATTTTTCTAGATTCCAAATCGAGTTAGACGTAGCTAAGAAATTATTTCTATCACTGAGAGTTTTAAAGTAATTAATATTAGTGAGGTTAGCAGTAGTAACATTATCAGTATTAATTTTACTTGATAGGTTTAATAATGCTAAATTATCTTCTACTGAAGCTCTAGGTGAACCTATAATGGCTATTTGTTCTGGATTTATATTTTTTAGTTTTTCATTGATCATTATTATAGCTTCATCATTTTCAATAGATTTATTCTTGTACACATCTTTGAAATAGCTTTTTTTGATCCGTGAAGTTGAGTTTGGATAATCGTATCCAAATTTACCCTTATAGCACAACTGACCTTTAGTGGAGGGGGATGATAAATCTCCTTTAAATCTAATTAATTTATCAGATTTGTTTACTTCAACAAGTGCATCGCATCCACCAGAACAGTTGAAACAATTTGCTTCATATTCTTTATCAGATTTTTCCCATTTATAATCTCTTTCTACTAATGCACCTGTAGGACAAACATCTATACAAGCACCACAAAATTCACATCCAGATTCTAACAATGAAGTACCATTCGAGGTTCCAACAAGTGATACACCTGATCTAGAAACTAATGTTAGAGCAGAGTCTATTCGTATTTCATCACAAACTCTAACGCATCTTGCGCATACTATACAAAGATTGTAATCTCTATCATAAAAAGGATCATCTACATGGATAGGTAAATCCCTTCTATTATAGTTAAGAGGTATAGTCATATCTAGTTCAACGAATCGAGCAGTATCCTTTAGCTCACATCTTTCATTTTTGGGGCATATTGTGCATCTATCTGTTACTGCGACATGTCTTTGACATATATCTTGAGGTCCACACAGTTCTGCTCTATGGCAAGTTAAGCATCCATGGGGATGTTCACTCATTAGTAGTTCTACTACACCTTTTCTTAGATCATTTACAGGTTCATTATCGCTAACAACTTTCATTGAATTGGCAGCAGGAGTTGTACATGATGCAACTGTCATTTTTCTTACAGACCCATCAGGGCCAGTTTGTTCAACCTCTACTAAACATGCCCTACAAGCACCATAAGGTTTCATATTTGGATAGTAGCATAAATATGGAATATATATATCATTATCCATTGCGACTTGAAGAATGGTTTGACCATTCTTTATATCTAAATTACTACCATTAATGTTTATTTTTGCTTCTTCTGACAAATTTTACTCCGAATTATTTGGTCTAGTTCTTGTTGGTATAAGCATTTTTTCTAGTGGTTCAGTCTTATTAGCAATTGAATCTGATATTTCTTTTTCAAAATACTTTAATGAAGATGATATA from Dehalococcoidia bacterium includes:
- a CDS encoding molybdopterin-dependent oxidoreductase; this encodes MSEEAKININGSNLDIKNGQTILQVAMDNDIYIPYLCYYPNMKPYGACRACLVEVEQTGPDGSVRKMTVASCTTPAANSMKVVSDNEPVNDLRKGVVELLMSEHPHGCLTCHRAELCGPQDICQRHVAVTDRCTICPKNERCELKDTARFVELDMTIPLNYNRRDLPIHVDDPFYDRDYNLCIVCARCVRVCDEIRIDSALTLVSRSGVSLVGTSNGTSLLESGCEFCGACIDVCPTGALVERDYKWEKSDKEYEANCFNCSGGCDALVEVNKSDKLIRFKGDLSSPSTKGQLCYKGKFGYDYPNSTSRIKKSYFKDVYKNKSIENDEAIIMINEKLKNINPEQIAIIGSPRASVEDNLALLNLSSKINTDNVTTANLTNINYFKTLSDRNNFLATSNSIWNLEKSSCNVVVSSNITEDNNIISLPIKKASRDNSKLIVIDPREIDLTRYAHLWIRPVPGTESLIINTISKLIFDQNLESKDVNPNNIDEYKKFLWKFDARKVSSITKVPEEQIIEAARIISGSSKTSFTFGQDTVKDSESKDFVDSIINLASITNNLNGEGKGIYPTFNGIGTANFYDIFSKNKKSFSSIDNIIEKIKESKIKALIMFGDGINPDLITEEPFEEISEKLELFIYANHLKNKFFDLADFTLPTKTYAEHESTTINNEGRIKVSPKMINKVNSNLMSVVDISEMLFENKNIEIEKYKNEYISKVSENSNEVTKNDLSYDLLFDDINIDEIITDGLFYLPGRILNRPEAVKVSKESDMNKITSPIFISIHPKDAIANNINEDDNITIISENGNFELNTKLKLDGKIEGFLTSTDYFGRMVTELESSNNPDFSSAVPLLNYKKVKIS